Proteins from a single region of Roseofilum capinflatum BLCC-M114:
- a CDS encoding Uma2 family endonuclease: MVQTPPIPQTLYPETDGLPMAENTVQYRWIVRLVSNLRRLFAHQNVFVAGDLFWYPVQVNAPPVPVQAPDAMVVLGRPGGDRKSYKQWEEENIAPQVVFEILSPSNSRNEMLEKQRFYQKYGVLEMFFYDPESRDFLGLVRGSKEEEFRLITPLNLPWSSPLLQIRFEWLGEDLAVFYPNGEPFQDPEEVMEERDRIQQERDRIQEERDRAFAKLRELGIDPNQP, encoded by the coding sequence ATGGTTCAAACTCCCCCTATCCCCCAAACGCTCTATCCAGAAACGGATGGATTACCTATGGCTGAAAATACGGTTCAATATCGTTGGATTGTTCGCTTGGTGAGCAATTTGAGACGCTTGTTTGCTCACCAAAATGTGTTTGTGGCTGGCGATCTATTCTGGTATCCTGTCCAGGTGAATGCTCCGCCGGTTCCTGTGCAAGCTCCCGATGCGATGGTGGTGTTGGGACGACCTGGGGGCGATCGCAAAAGCTATAAACAATGGGAAGAAGAAAATATCGCGCCTCAAGTGGTTTTTGAGATTTTGTCTCCCAGTAATTCCCGTAATGAAATGCTCGAAAAACAAAGGTTTTACCAAAAATATGGGGTGCTGGAGATGTTTTTTTATGACCCAGAGTCTCGCGATTTTTTGGGATTGGTGCGGGGGAGCAAAGAGGAAGAGTTTAGGTTAATTACACCCCTGAATTTACCCTGGAGTTCGCCTTTGTTGCAAATCCGTTTTGAGTGGTTGGGGGAGGATTTAGCAGTATTTTATCCGAATGGGGAACCGTTTCAAGACCCAGAGGAGGTGATGGAGGAGCGCGATCGCATTCAACAAGAGCGCGATCGCATTCAAGAAGAGCGCGATCGCGCATTCGCCAAACTCCGAGAACTCGGTATCGACCCCAACCAACCTTAA